A DNA window from Trichosurus vulpecula isolate mTriVul1 chromosome 2, mTriVul1.pri, whole genome shotgun sequence contains the following coding sequences:
- the HES2 gene encoding transcription factor HES-2, whose protein sequence is MSPHSAEPESGSAFQPKMGVPRRPGDAAELRKTLKPLMEKRRRARINESLSQLKGLILPLIGKDSSRYSKLEKADILEMTVRFLQELPASHCHAAPTLADSYREGYRACLSRLTRVLPTCSLLDGEVCNRLLEHLHRSPSGQYPLGLQDSRSGPKTLGSESPDRMRLASSPQGSGCPPGPPPSGLWRPW, encoded by the exons ATGTCTCCCCACAGCGCTGAGCCGGAGTCAGGGAGCGCCTTCCAACCTAAGATGGGGGTCCCTAGAAGGCCAGGGGACGCCGCAGAACTGCGCAAG ACTCTGAAGCCTCTAATGGAGAAACGCCGACGGGCGCGCATCAACGAGAGCCTTAGCCAGCTCAAGGGTCTCATCTTACCACTTATCGGCAAGGAT AGTTCCCGCTACTCGAAGCTGGAGAAGGCAGACATCCTAGAAATGACAGTGCGCTTCCTTCAGGAGCTGCCGGCCTCCCACTGCCATGCGGCTCCCA CCTTAGCAGACAGCTACAGAGAAGGATATCGCGCCTGTCTCAGCCGTCTGACCCGGGTCCTGCCCACCTGCAGCCTCCTTGATGGCGAGGTGTGCAACCGACTTCTGGAGCACCTGCACCGAAGCCCTTCGGGCCAGTACCCTCTTGGGCTCCAGGACTCCCGTAGCGGCCCCAAAACCTTGGGCTCTGAGTCGCCAGACAGAATGCGGTTGGCCTCTTCTCCTCAAGGATCTGGCTGTCCTCCTGGCCCCCCACCTTCTGGACTCTGGCGCCCCTGGTAG